aaaatatttttaatgcaaaaatcTAGAACAATACACTACCGTATTTTAattgagagaaatgtaaatataaaagcaCTCACAACTCAAAATACTAATTGTGGTATTTCAAATGTTGCTGTAACGGTCTAATGCAGAGGTAAAACAGGTAAGGACAGGTAAGTCTTCAACAAGATGAGCTTACTCACTCTGTTTtcactatttttaaatttagttttcttttcctggTCATAAAAGTCTAGCTAAATATTTTGTGGAGTTTTAGTTTCTTCCTtgaccattgtttttattttgtaagcacATGGACTGACCTACACATGTGTCATCCACCTTCATTTCTCACAGACACCATAAACATGTTAACAGAAAGTAAATAACGAGCTCCATGTAAATTTGTAGTCATTGAGGGAAAAACAGTAAAGGCCGAGAACCCAGGGTTTGATAGTGACAATGACCAGAACATGTTGATGCACTGATGATCAACGATACGACTACTGGGAATAGGATTGAGTGAATGACACACCGAGTAAGAGGAAAAGCAATGAAACATCTACGGAATATACGGTAATTTGTGCCGATTAAATCGTCCACATAATCTTTCATTCGAGAAATATTACTGCCAGCCTCTCCTTCAAAGTAAACATGGCTAATTAGCATCGCAAGAGGAACATTTCAGATATTTAAGTGAAGGGCCTGCAGCCTGTGCCTGGCAACAATGATTGCCCCAGTGAATGCAGCCACACCTGAAGTATCAATTAGACAATTCTTCCACAAACACTTAAATGTTCCACtccacaaagagaaaaaagaagtgttTAGAAAGCAACAGGGGGATGGCTTACATGGGAAATAAAGTTTGGGTCTCTGCAAGTTTGCTTTACCTAGTCTCTCTTTCACCATCTAATATTGTTTACAAGTTATGGTGTGTTGTAGACATGCAATATGTCAGacaatacacaaagaaaaatattgttctttcgtacaatcaataaataaatatccttccttatattttacattcaaaacacggtttaaagaaaaaaataaaacaaaacaatggagACATTAAGCTGAAGACACAAATTCGTTTCGATAGCTTGTAAGACATCAGAGCCTAGTGGAGAGCAACTGCTTTTTTATGATTAGGTAAAGCTGACTGCAAAATTTTTACCTACATCTGGGTCATCAAGTTTGTTCCTTATCCAAAGTACACGCCAACAAACATCATGATGCACAAAAAAGGAACAGCTCGTGATTGGAAGTTTGTCGAGATAAGCCTCGTTgccattggctgtagccttgagaATGTAAAATTTATCCATGTAAATCcttatgtctgtattttttatctctttcttaaAGATAACTTTCAAAATCTTTAACAATAAATTCGTTATTCAACTTCAACGACAGTTAATATAATCTGTTGTCAAATTGCATAGCACGACTTTCCAGGAGCTAGCTGATGCGCATGCCCAGCATCTACTACGTCCTTCTTCCactcattttcacttttatttttactccaGAAGCTATAACCACTTTGATGGTTTATGTGTACAAGCTGGATAGCTAGCTTGCCTGAGACTGAAGTTGTTTACTTGAGaacgaacaaaaacaattgTGTCAACGGATGAAAATGGCGCCACACAGACTTTGTCACAGTGTGAGTAATGTCAGAGCTTCTTCTTTAACCAATTTTTGTTGTATTGGGGACAACATTTTCCCTTgaccacccacacccacgcCCGCTTTGTGACCTCAACAATTTCATGATATTTAAATTCGCCATAGTTACAAGCATGTTTGTCAACAACACCAAGAGTAATCTTGGAGCCGATGCTGAATTTCTTCCCTGGGACAATCCTGATAGTCTCGTTACTTACGATTCGTATCTAAAATGGTTGTCTTATTTCAATACTGTCATAAAGCCGACAGTGTACGTGCTATGCATGaccaccaacatcatcaactgtttGGTGTTCAGAAGCCAAGGACTGAGAGACCGCATGaatctctgtctctttgttCTGGCGATCATCGACATGACTTGTCTGTCGTACTCCATGATATACACGGTGACCATGTGCATTAGAATAGCCAAGCCTGAACTGGGAGAGGAACTTTATGTCAAAGAACTTTTTTATGCGATGGGTGTTAATTACGGGTGGAGGGAAGCGTCGGCGTGTATTAATGTAGTGATTGCAGTggagcggtgtgtgtgtgtcttgttccCGCTGCAGGCCAACACTATTATGAGCACCAGAACCATGGGCATCCTGCTGGTTTCCATAGTGATCGGAATGCAGCTAGCGTTCGTCACTGCACCTGCCAAGAGATATGTATTTCCTGTGTACGACAACACAACTGGCAAGACTCGGTGGACAGTGACTTCGTCAGAACCCTGGAAGAATAACCAAGATCTGATGCTCTACGACAAAGTGGAAGACACCTTAATGATGATTGTCTTCCCTTTCTTCACATTCGCCGTCGTGTCGAGTGCGACGATCATCACGGTGGTGAAGGTGCGAGGCGCCATGTTGTGGAGGGAGAACGCCAGCTCCGTCACCAGTGACGCGCAAGGCCAGCATCTCGCCCTCACCAAGATGCTCGTCGTCGTCTCGTGCCTCTTCGTCATCTGCAGAATTCCGTGGGTCGCCATCACCTTGGCTAGAATCTTCTATCCCAGCTTCTCGTCATCTGGTCGTCAAGCTAACTTGTACCTAGTGCTGGAGCTGGTGGCGCACTACTTTCCCTACACCCACAGTTCCGTCAccttcttcatttatttctcccaGTCTTCACGGTATCGGTCTCATCTCCGGCGTCTGTACTCTTCTTCCAAAACTTTTAAAGGTTAATCACCCTAGCGAGTGTAGTTTATACAGTTATAGTACTGGATTGTGCTCAGAGATTCTATGAACggacagtatttttatttccctttaaaaaaaatcctaaaaataaCGCAGTCCCCCATTTCTATAATAAGTGCACAGTTGTTAATACCAcgattttaaataattcaaaataataGTTCAGGTAGTATTTTCCTGCATTGTGTGGGATTTCAGACACTATGATGTGTTTGTCGGGGTCAGTGCCCTGTGTACACTATGTAGTAGAGACCCGCACATCTAAGTAGTCACGTGTCAAGGGAGGAGGATGCGAGTGACGTGTCCATGGGCGACACGTTCTTggagataaaaatgtttgatgtaaCCATGTCTGTCCGCGCACAAGAAGTTGGAAGATACCGGCAGACCATAATATTCTGTGAATAATGTGGATTATGGACCCAGCAAATACGCTCGTGGTCAGAGTTTAAAGTAGACATTTAAAGTATGAaaagacagtcacacacaccagcaccaccctcacacacacatacacgacgACCACCACAACCCCCAGTTTGCAATGTAAGTCCCCTCTTTTCAATACGAACCTACATTGTATAAATTATAACACCTCAATGGCACTAATCCTTGTCTTGTCACaattttacagacattttttttgttataaatcaAGAGTAAGGTAAACTCAGGAAGCCTAACCTGCACCCCGGCCTGAGGTATTCATACCATGGCTTCATAGCCAGGAGCCTGGACAGGCAAGCAAGTGTCGAGGAACAcagaatgacaaagacaaacagagacaaaatgtgtttcttaGTGTGAGACAATCATCGTTACTTGTTCTGAGAGCACATTACTCAGAAATATTTGCTACTTTCACCAGAAACCTTCACAAAACattgcaaatgtatttttttattttataaacacgagataa
The sequence above is a segment of the Pomacea canaliculata isolate SZHN2017 linkage group LG6, ASM307304v1, whole genome shotgun sequence genome. Coding sequences within it:
- the LOC112565961 gene encoding substance-P receptor-like, encoding MFVNNTKSNLGADAEFLPWDNPDSLVTYDSYLKWLSYFNTVIKPTVYVLCMTTNIINCLVFRSQGLRDRMNLCLFVLAIIDMTCLSYSMIYTVTMCIRIAKPELGEELYVKELFYAMGVNYGWREASACINVVIAVERCVCVLFPLQANTIMSTRTMGILLVSIVIGMQLAFVTAPAKRYVFPVYDNTTGKTRWTVTSSEPWKNNQDLMLYDKVEDTLMMIVFPFFTFAVVSSATIITVVKVRGAMLWRENASSVTSDAQGQHLALTKMLVVVSCLFVICRIPWVAITLARIFYPSFSSSGRQANLYLVLELVAHYFPYTHSSVTFFIYFSQSSRYRSHLRRLYSSSKTFKG